AAGCCGCCGCGGTTCCGCTGGGTTCCCTACGATGACGCGCTGCTGTTTCCGCTGAACAACGCCGCCATGGCCGACACGCCGGACCGCAAGATCTTCTACGCCCTCGAAGAAAAGTTGCTGCGGCGTTACCTGTCGGACCTGCAAGTCGCGCGCCTACCCGCGTCGCTCGATGAGTATGTTGCTCGCGTCGTATTGCCGACGCTGCAGCGGCAGAAACAGGCGGGCGCGGTCGCGGTGAAGTTCGAGGCCGCATACCTGCGCGCGCTCGACTTCGCGCCCGCGAACCGCGACGCTGCCGCCGACCTTTACCTGCGGCAACTTGGCGACGCGCGCCCCTCTTCCCTCATCCACGCCCCCACCAAGGCGGAATACAAGGTCCTGCAGGATTATCTGTTTCACGTGATTGCGGCCGAAGCCGGAAGGCTCAACATGGCGGTGCACCTCCACACTGGCGCTGGTTGCGGCGGATATTTCCAGCTCGGCGGCGCCAATCCGCTGTTGCTGGAAGCCGATCTCGATGACCCTACGCTGCGCAAGACCAATTTCGTTCTGCTGCATGCGGGTTGGCCGTTCACGCGCGAAGTCGCATTCATGTTGGGCAAGCCCAATGTCTGGGCGGACACTTCGGAAGGCTGGATGATCTCGCCGCGCGAACTGGCCAATTACATGCGCAGCTGGATGGAGTGGTATCCGGAAAAAGTGCTGTTCGGCACCGACCTGTATGCAGCCACTCCGGAAATCGGTTGGGAAGAGGTGGGATGGCAAACTTCGCAGGGCGCCCGCTGGGCGCTGGCCGAGGCTCTGACCGGCATGATGGCTGACGGTGAGATCAGCCGCGCTCGCGCGCTCGAGCTGGCGCGCATGGTCTTGCACGACAACGCCGCCAAACTGTACGGCATCCCTTAG
The Terriglobales bacterium genome window above contains:
- a CDS encoding amidohydrolase family protein → MTALLVLTFAAVFVSAQTQPDPALLAEIQQIKAIDNHTHVMKVVAAGEHDTEFDALPCDPLEPSGSPTMTRPENPAFMKAWKALYNYPYDDSSPQHLRELMAAKDRIRREQGENFPTWVLDRLNIQTMFANRVAMGPGLKPPRFRWVPYDDALLFPLNNAAMADTPDRKIFYALEEKLLRRYLSDLQVARLPASLDEYVARVVLPTLQRQKQAGAVAVKFEAAYLRALDFAPANRDAAADLYLRQLGDARPSSLIHAPTKAEYKVLQDYLFHVIAAEAGRLNMAVHLHTGAGCGGYFQLGGANPLLLEADLDDPTLRKTNFVLLHAGWPFTREVAFMLGKPNVWADTSEGWMISPRELANYMRSWMEWYPEKVLFGTDLYAATPEIGWEEVGWQTSQGARWALAEALTGMMADGEISRARALELARMVLHDNAAKLYGIP